The following are encoded in a window of Rhizobium sp. 11515TR genomic DNA:
- a CDS encoding response regulator, with amino-acid sequence MTLSTRIAPHLPYLRRYSRALTGTQTSGDAYVAAVLEAIIADISIFPDTDSDRVALYKLFTKLFGSVTLQIPEPASPFAWEQRASVNLSKVSPLARQAFLLASVESFRLGEIADILDVSESDAMHLLDTASHEISRQVATDIMIIEDEPLIAMDIEQMVESLGHRVTGIARTHAEAVALYNATKPSMVLADIQLADGSSGIDAVNDILKTASIPVIFITAFPERLLTGERPEPTFLVTKPFNPDMVKALISQALFFNETTKVAA; translated from the coding sequence ATGACACTTTCCACACGCATTGCGCCGCATCTTCCGTATTTGCGGCGTTATTCACGTGCTTTGACCGGAACGCAGACGTCGGGGGACGCCTATGTTGCTGCGGTTTTGGAAGCCATCATCGCCGACATATCCATCTTTCCGGACACGGACAGCGACCGTGTCGCCCTCTATAAACTGTTCACGAAGCTGTTCGGTTCCGTGACACTTCAGATTCCTGAACCAGCCTCTCCTTTCGCCTGGGAACAGCGCGCATCCGTAAACCTTTCCAAGGTCTCGCCGCTTGCGCGCCAGGCTTTCCTGCTCGCATCTGTCGAAAGTTTCCGCCTCGGCGAGATCGCCGATATCCTCGATGTCTCCGAAAGCGATGCCATGCACCTGCTCGATACCGCCTCCCACGAAATCTCGCGCCAGGTGGCAACGGATATCATGATCATCGAGGATGAGCCGCTGATCGCAATGGACATCGAGCAGATGGTGGAGAGCCTCGGGCACCGCGTCACCGGCATTGCCCGCACCCACGCCGAAGCCGTCGCGCTCTATAATGCGACGAAGCCGAGCATGGTGCTTGCCGACATCCAGCTCGCCGACGGCAGCTCAGGCATCGACGCCGTCAACGACATCCTCAAGACCGCCAGCATCCCCGTCATCTTCATCACCGCCTTCCCCGAGCGGCTGCTGACCGGTGAGCGGCCGGAGCCGACCTTCCTCGTAACCAAGCCTTTCAATCCAGACATGGTTAAGGCTCTCATCAGCCAGGCACTCTTCTTTAACGAAACCACAAAGGTGGCCGCCTGA
- a CDS encoding sensor histidine kinase codes for MRVKGKPVNTSEPLPGAPLSLEGKAALMERALTSASVSILFQDVNLSIRYADNLPEHLQSSVVMGGNDSHLFGEKDGEHLLRLKRGVLESGKPATAEVEIASGDGARIYELKMERIGGRKPQGVLSVISEITESRHREKVLKSLLRELSHRSKNLLAIIQGIATQTARHTLSVDNFLIKFRGRLQSLSNSQDLITDSSWRGAYLFELAEKQFAPYWPDAGVPMPIYGINAHLTPNAAVHLGLALHELIVNSASHGAISTGATSITLNCKEAELDGKKAIEVAWSERFYAPTDHEFEDNSFSRTVLERVVPTSMNGRADFAIDDGSIGYRLTIPETEYEILRRR; via the coding sequence ATGCGTGTGAAAGGCAAGCCGGTGAATACGTCTGAACCATTACCCGGCGCGCCTTTGAGCTTGGAAGGCAAAGCCGCTCTGATGGAGCGGGCGCTTACGAGCGCCAGTGTATCCATCCTGTTCCAGGATGTAAATCTTTCGATCCGCTATGCCGACAATCTGCCGGAACACCTGCAGTCGTCTGTCGTCATGGGCGGCAATGACTCGCATCTCTTCGGAGAAAAGGATGGCGAGCACCTTTTGCGTTTGAAACGGGGGGTGCTCGAAAGCGGCAAGCCAGCAACCGCCGAGGTCGAGATCGCCAGCGGCGACGGCGCACGGATCTACGAGCTGAAAATGGAACGCATCGGCGGGCGCAAGCCGCAGGGCGTGTTGTCCGTCATCTCCGAAATCACCGAGAGCCGCCATCGCGAAAAAGTGCTGAAGTCGCTGCTGCGTGAACTGTCGCATCGCTCCAAGAACCTGCTGGCCATCATACAGGGTATCGCCACGCAGACCGCCCGCCACACACTTTCAGTCGACAATTTTCTCATCAAATTCCGCGGCCGTCTGCAATCCCTGTCGAATTCCCAGGATCTCATCACGGATTCCAGCTGGCGCGGTGCATATTTGTTCGAACTGGCGGAAAAGCAGTTCGCCCCCTATTGGCCCGATGCAGGCGTGCCCATGCCGATCTACGGCATCAATGCGCATCTGACGCCCAATGCTGCCGTGCATCTGGGGCTTGCTCTGCATGAGCTCATCGTCAACTCCGCCTCGCATGGCGCCATCTCGACCGGCGCCACCAGCATCACGCTGAATTGCAAGGAAGCCGAGCTCGACGGCAAGAAGGCGATTGAGGTTGCCTGGTCTGAGCGTTTCTACGCGCCCACTGACCATGAATTCGAGGACAATAGCTTCAGCCGCACGGTGCTCGAGCGCGTCGTGCCGACGTCCATGAATGGCCGCGCAGATTTCGCCATTGACGACGGCAGCATCGGCTATCGGCTCACCATTCCCGAAACTGAGTATGAAATCCTGAGACGCCGCTGA
- a CDS encoding NAD(P)-dependent oxidoreductase, translated as MGRLETGIHKGRLTPAEYDANFSDLHPRLNKHEALVASDRCYFCYDAPCMTACPTSIDIPMFIRQISTGNPVGSAKTIFDQNILGGMCARVCPTEQLCEQACVRNTAEERPVEIGRLQRYATDVAMAENKQFYSRAESTGKKIAVIGAGPAGLACAHRLAVNGHDVTIFDAREKAGGLNEYGIATYKTVDDFAQKEVDYVLAIGGIEVKNGQALGRDFSLSDLSQQYDAVFLGLGLAGVNALRAEGEDLEGVADAVAYIAELRQAGNKADIAIGRRVVVLGGGMTAIDAAVQAKLLGAEEVTICYRRGKEHMNASEFEQDLAASKGVIIRHWLAPKRILDKDGKVAGIEVEYTELRDGKLVGTGDVGIIAADQIFKAIGQTFEASGLGALRMESGRIAIDGEGRTSIEGVWAGGDCVLGGDDLTVSAVAQGRDAAESINRALAAATPAAAVA; from the coding sequence ATGGGACGACTGGAAACTGGGATTCATAAAGGCAGGCTCACGCCCGCTGAATATGATGCAAACTTTTCCGATCTTCACCCGCGCCTCAACAAACACGAGGCGCTGGTCGCATCCGACCGATGCTATTTCTGCTACGACGCGCCGTGCATGACGGCCTGTCCTACCTCCATCGACATTCCGATGTTTATCCGTCAGATCTCGACGGGTAATCCCGTCGGCTCGGCCAAGACGATCTTCGATCAGAATATCCTCGGCGGCATGTGCGCCCGCGTCTGTCCCACCGAACAGCTCTGCGAGCAGGCTTGCGTGCGCAACACTGCCGAAGAGCGCCCGGTCGAGATCGGGCGCCTGCAGCGCTATGCAACCGACGTGGCGATGGCGGAGAACAAGCAGTTCTATTCTCGTGCAGAATCCACTGGCAAGAAGATCGCCGTCATCGGCGCTGGCCCAGCCGGTCTCGCCTGCGCGCACCGTCTCGCCGTCAATGGGCATGACGTTACCATCTTCGATGCCCGCGAGAAGGCCGGCGGTCTGAACGAATACGGTATCGCCACCTACAAGACGGTCGACGATTTCGCTCAGAAGGAAGTCGATTACGTGCTCGCCATCGGTGGTATCGAGGTGAAGAACGGCCAGGCTCTCGGCCGCGATTTCAGCCTCTCCGACCTTTCCCAGCAATATGACGCCGTCTTCCTCGGCCTCGGCCTTGCCGGCGTCAACGCGCTGCGGGCTGAAGGCGAGGACCTCGAGGGCGTTGCCGATGCCGTTGCTTACATCGCCGAGCTACGTCAGGCCGGCAACAAGGCCGATATCGCCATCGGGCGCCGCGTGGTCGTTCTCGGTGGCGGCATGACCGCGATCGACGCAGCCGTGCAGGCAAAACTGCTCGGCGCCGAAGAGGTGACGATCTGCTATCGCCGCGGCAAGGAACACATGAACGCCTCGGAATTCGAGCAGGATCTGGCCGCCTCCAAGGGCGTCATCATCCGCCATTGGCTCGCTCCGAAGCGTATCCTCGACAAGGATGGCAAGGTCGCCGGGATCGAGGTCGAATATACCGAGTTGCGTGACGGCAAGCTCGTTGGCACCGGCGATGTCGGCATCATCGCCGCCGACCAGATCTTCAAGGCGATCGGCCAGACGTTCGAGGCTTCAGGCCTCGGCGCGCTGCGCATGGAATCCGGCCGTATCGCCATCGATGGCGAAGGCCGCACCTCGATCGAAGGCGTCTGGGCCGGCGGCGACTGCGTGCTTGGCGGCGATGACCTGACAGTCTCGGCCGTGGCACAGGGTCGCGACGCGGCCGAATCCATCAACCGTGCGCTCGCTGCCGCCACGCCGGCCGCTGCAGTCGCCTGA